In a genomic window of Allomeiothermus silvanus DSM 9946:
- the dcd gene encoding dCTP deaminase encodes MSIKPDWWIREQAKKGMIEPFEERLVRDGVISYGLSSFGYDLRAAREWKIFANVFHTIADPKGLDPKSFVDYEGDEVIIPPNSFVLARSVEYIRMPDDVLAIAIGKSTYARVGIVANITPLEPGWEGHVTLEFSNTTPLPAKMYAGEGCVQLVFFQGERPEVTYADRKGKYQGQRGITLPKL; translated from the coding sequence ATGAGCATTAAACCCGACTGGTGGATACGTGAGCAGGCCAAAAAAGGCATGATTGAACCGTTTGAGGAGCGCTTGGTGCGCGATGGGGTCATCAGCTACGGGCTTTCCAGCTTCGGCTACGATCTGCGGGCCGCTCGTGAGTGGAAGATCTTCGCCAACGTTTTCCACACCATCGCTGATCCTAAGGGCTTAGATCCCAAGAGCTTTGTCGATTATGAGGGGGACGAGGTGATCATCCCACCCAACTCCTTTGTGCTGGCGAGGTCGGTGGAATATATCCGTATGCCTGACGACGTGTTGGCCATCGCCATTGGCAAAAGCACCTATGCCCGGGTGGGCATCGTGGCCAACATCACCCCCCTCGAGCCTGGCTGGGAGGGGCACGTCACGCTCGAGTTCTCCAACACCACCCCCTTGCCCGCCAAGATGTACGCGGGCGAGGGCTGTGTGCAGCTGGTATTCTTCCAGGGCGAGCGCCCCGAGGTGACCTACGCCGACCGCAAGGGCAAGTACCAGGGCCAGCGCGGGATCACCCTGCCCAAGCTCTGA
- a CDS encoding Ig domain-containing protein has product MRAFLLGLLLVLAACGTDQGGSKQPLNINTSLPPAYVGDPYNATFTADGGVQPYTFKLEGSLPKGITFNRTGLSGIPQEKGSYKLRLIIEDANLSKTFKDLTLTVSDPPPPRLTLVQPQSEVSQPFILLLRLEGRESRGFQAQIPLKDFKPVLESLQAQPGVFYVARYNPEREVIDLDVVFAQPKRDLEVLRLTLSPTKALRPALQPRVAYYDKEAKPFPGNPSFERIPSEGTYTYADLMTLAQNFGKKAAQPAAPQTPSTQAPQPTNPTPPAANPPTQTAPATTPPAPQTPPANPQPGTTPPAQDQGQNQPPATAPSTPPKPNEQAQPAQQPATATPPAETGQAAQTQPGQTPPQQPAQPAPQPTPKTGLPGDFNEDGAVDQKDLDLLRSSYRWSSVGNPTPTNSSAQPQQPGQTPANPPAQPGDGNPGGQNNSSSGNSSGNNGK; this is encoded by the coding sequence ATGCGTGCATTTCTTTTGGGGCTTTTGCTGGTATTGGCCGCCTGCGGCACCGACCAGGGCGGTTCCAAGCAGCCGCTGAACATCAATACCAGCTTGCCGCCCGCCTACGTGGGCGACCCCTACAACGCGACCTTCACCGCCGACGGCGGGGTGCAGCCTTACACCTTCAAGCTCGAGGGCTCGCTCCCCAAAGGCATCACCTTCAACCGCACCGGGCTCAGCGGCATCCCGCAGGAGAAGGGGAGTTACAAGCTCCGGCTCATCATCGAGGATGCCAACCTCTCCAAGACCTTCAAGGACCTGACCCTCACCGTCTCCGACCCGCCCCCGCCCAGGCTGACCCTGGTCCAGCCGCAGTCCGAGGTGAGCCAGCCCTTCATCCTGTTGCTTCGGCTCGAGGGCCGCGAGTCACGGGGTTTCCAGGCCCAGATTCCATTGAAGGACTTCAAACCGGTGTTGGAGAGCCTGCAAGCCCAGCCGGGGGTCTTTTACGTGGCCCGCTATAATCCTGAGCGCGAGGTAATCGACCTAGACGTGGTCTTCGCCCAACCCAAGCGGGACCTCGAGGTGCTGCGCCTGACCCTCTCCCCCACCAAGGCCCTGCGCCCGGCGCTCCAGCCCCGGGTGGCCTACTACGACAAGGAGGCCAAACCCTTCCCCGGCAACCCCTCTTTCGAGCGAATTCCCAGCGAAGGCACATACACCTACGCCGACCTTATGACCCTAGCCCAGAACTTCGGCAAGAAGGCCGCCCAGCCCGCGGCTCCCCAGACGCCGAGCACGCAGGCCCCCCAACCCACCAATCCGACCCCGCCTGCGGCCAACCCGCCCACCCAGACTGCCCCCGCGACCACCCCACCAGCCCCGCAAACGCCTCCCGCCAACCCCCAACCTGGAACCACCCCACCTGCTCAAGATCAGGGGCAAAACCAACCCCCGGCCACGGCTCCTTCGACCCCACCCAAACCCAATGAGCAAGCCCAGCCCGCTCAGCAACCGGCTACCGCGACCCCACCCGCCGAAACCGGCCAAGCCGCACAGACCCAGCCCGGACAAACCCCACCGCAACAGCCCGCGCAACCGGCTCCCCAGCCGACCCCGAAAACCGGCCTCCCCGGCGACTTCAACGAGGACGGGGCGGTGGATCAGAAAGACCTCGACCTGTTGCGCTCCTCCTACCGCTGGAGTAGCGTGGGCAACCCCACCCCGACCAACTCCTCGGCCCAACCCCAGCAGCCCGGCCAGACCCCAGCGAATCCGCCCGCGCAACCGGGCGATGGCAACCCAGGCGGACAGAACAACTCCTCGAGCGGAAATTCTTCGGGAAACAACGGTAAATAG
- a CDS encoding SHOCT domain-containing protein: MDIAMAHGFGYGFGFNPFFAFFGFLFNLLFFVLFIGLIVWMVRDFRRGRWGRGPWRGMGYRRFGNWMEGSDDAMNTLRERFARGEINREEYERIKTGLESERAKEVHDENGWRPWWNRDSALEIARTRFAKGEITLEEFEAIKKGLHS, from the coding sequence ATGGACATCGCAATGGCACATGGGTTTGGTTACGGTTTCGGCTTCAACCCGTTCTTCGCCTTTTTCGGCTTTCTCTTCAACTTGCTGTTCTTCGTCTTGTTCATCGGGCTGATCGTCTGGATGGTGCGGGACTTCCGCCGGGGCCGGTGGGGACGGGGCCCCTGGCGCGGGATGGGCTACCGGCGCTTCGGCAACTGGATGGAAGGCTCGGATGACGCGATGAACACCCTCCGGGAGCGCTTCGCCCGGGGCGAAATCAATCGCGAGGAGTACGAGCGGATCAAGACCGGGCTCGAATCCGAGCGGGCCAAGGAAGTTCACGACGAGAACGGCTGGCGCCCCTGGTGGAACCGCGACAGCGCTTTGGAGATCGCCCGCACCCGCTTCGCTAAAGGAGAGATCACGCTCGAGGAGTTCGAGGCCATCAAAAAGGGCTTGCACAGCTAA